The DNA sequence gtataaataaacaaaaagtCCTTCTTGAGAGTATAGCTAAGGAGATTGTCTATTACCTTCAACTTTGAGGTTCATGCCTCCGAAGACCAGAGGCCCGATGTACTGTGCTTTCATCTCTCCCTCGTGGTAGACAAAGATGGTGGGCAGGTTGCGGTCGGGGTAGTTGGGGATGCAGGTGGTGGAGATGGACTTGAGGAACTTGGTCTGGGGGAACTTCCTGGCCAGCTCTGATAGATGCTGGTTTATCAGGGTACACAGAGGTACTCTGGGAGGACAGCAGATTAGTGCAGGACATGTTAGCGAGAACAGATGTCACAATTAGTAAATTAGTTAAATCAGATACTTTGGCAGATAGGTCTATTCAGAGCACTGTGTAAAATCAGGCTTAGGCTAAATGAAAACCTTGTATCATGATTTTCAAATAAGGTCTTGGTTGTCAATGTTTTCATCAGATCTTGTCAAAAATCCAACATCACTTTTTGGGAGCATGAATCAGTGTGCTCAACTGCTATTGCAatccttagagagagagagggtagagaatggCAGAAGACTCACCCCTGTTTGTAGAGATGGAGCACGACCCAGATTCCCTCTCCAGCTTTGTTCACCTCCTTGATGTAGTCCTGCCCAGAGATCTCCACTACTTCACCGAAGCAATTCTTTATCTGGGTGGCTTTCCATTCCGCAAGCCTCTTCTGTCTAGTAAGAGGGAAATGCAGAGTGTGTAAAGAAAGGTAGGCTAATCAGAAAGACCCGTTTTAGGATACTGAAAAACACCTGCCCAATGGGGCAAACAATCACAGTACAGGCTCAACTTGCCCGATTGCTCAGCTCACATGCCCCAGGCAATAGGACAGCCGTTCATTCATATCAACCCCTGTTGTATGTACCATCTAAGTGATGCTTTAAAGAGATCACTGACCTGTACATCTCGATGGCGGCCTCGTCCTCTTCACTGAAGTCATCCTCGTTCTCATCCAGCTCGTCCAGAGTCATGCTCTCATAGGTTTTCACTGGTCACAAAACACCAGAGGCATCGCAATTCAGAAAAAGTACCATTTAAGCTATTAAAACAACTAACAGATGTTGCTCTTAAATGTTGGCCAAGAATCAGCCTTCCCAAACTATGTCCTGTTAGTTATGAATAACATATTTTTCCCCCCCTAGATCAGTTCAGTAGAAACTTAGTCCCATAGAGGTAGCCAACTATAACTAGCCATCTCTTACCAACAGATTCCTGCTGAAGAAGTATCTGCTTCTCTAGAGCTTCCTCCTCAACCTCATCCTGAGTTTTCTCCTTGGGAGGAAGGACCCCCTTCTTTCTCAGGATGTCATTCCACTCAGTATCTGCATTAGGGTCCTGAGAAATAAGAGATCGTGTTGGAGTTTTATTGTAACTTCACGGATTGCCATTCAGTACTaccacagtttttttttttttttaaccatctATATAGCTGGCCTCTGGTATTACTGCTAGCGAACATTACCTAATGTTTAGCCATCTAGTTTGCTAACATTTAGCTCTCAAACTCTaggcattctgccttctccctacagtttttAGTCATTAGCTTCGCCGCCGACTGGCTCATGTCAACTACAATCCCGACACTATGTTTTAACTTTTAGAAACGTAAATCATCACTGGCGATATGGCTTTCGAAACATTGCCCTTATCTTTCATCAGCGAGAAAAAAATCATTCAAATAAAAATTATTCACTtttactgtagcagttttgcacagatccatatagCTAGCTATAGCTGCCTCCAGACGAAACTACACTTCCCGAGTTATGCTTACACACAGGTGGTCGAGCATGCTAGATCGCTAATTATCACAGGTGGTCGACCCTTGTCTTCCATAAACAAGCGCTGCAACATGgccatgtgggaacactaacaAGGTGTGTATTCATGTAACCTTTAGTTTTTTGAAAATTACTTATTGCTGATATGAAACATAAGGTctttatgcttccaaaaccgtaccgcaagcgacgcgtgttaatgttcagattgagcgttggggctcttaacaaaacgtCCCTGTACCTTCCTCCAATGATTTATGtataatggaactgagagtcatgatcaagggctagatAACGTTATGTGCCAATCAAGGTGGCGTGCGAACAGATAATCCTATGACTCGAAACATCGGCTATGTCCTTTATTACTACGATCAGAAAGATGAGTTATAGCTAGAAAAATGTATATAAGTTTACAAACCTGCATTTTTTTAACCGTTCAAGACAGACGCTGAAAACACACCACTGCTCTTTCCCAGATACGGAAATAGAAGGACCTCACCCACATTTCTTCCGGAGTAAAACAAGATCTTTAATGTGACAAAACGTAAATACTTGTCAgatatctcaaatataaaaatatgtTAGAATCAttacaaaataatgtttttttctgGGTACAAATCTATTCTATCAGCTGTtttatatgtattattattataaaactgGCTAGGGCAAGATATTCAAGGGACAATAATAAAGGTTGCACCAATATCCGGTTTGGGTCCTATATGTCCATATTAGGAGTGGGAACGCTACACTACATTCCATGTGTGGCAGCTGATTGAGACAACAGCTGCACCTGAAAATCACACTGCTGTGCTGTCAGTCTCTGGGTTGACCATAGATTTATGGGGATGGCATAGAGGTCCAAAACATCTCTGAACATTGTTGGCCTGTTTTTTGGTGTGTAGATGTGCTTCAATATAATATCCTTATActgtatttgtttattttcaaTGTAGTTATGAGTATAGAAAGTATAGGCTATGAATTTTTTTATAATATACTTAGGATAATTTTCTACTGTGCAAAGATATTTTGAAATCCTTTATTATGGGTATGGTCATAAATCTCTATGTCAGTATTGATCTTGTGACGCTCAATGACATTGCTGCTCTAAAATATGATTATTTTcttaatttcactgttagtctacacctgttgtttacgaagcatgtgacgaataaaatgtgatttgatttgaatagagtatcttatgataggGGCCTTTGACAACTCTGACCACGTGTGTGTTTATTCTAATCAAATCAACCATAGTTTAAAACAGACATCATCTATAAATTCTGTATTTGTTGATGTCCAGCATGCATGTTGCAACCTCTGTTTTACCACAGAAGTAGGCCATAGGGATGGGTATATACTTCCATATAGAACATTCTGTAAATTGTTATATTGTCTAGACTCTATGGGTCTACACAAAGCAAAGAGACCATGTTACCGACATGGCATTGATATATCATTAAATTAATATGTGGTATGATCAAAGACtatgacatttaaaaaaatataagaTAAAGAGAATGCAAAAAAACAATTCTGTCATTGTAAGCATAATGCAGATTTGATATAATAGATACTGTATATCATCTTCTGACATTTTTTTGCACACACCAGACAGCATATGGCACATGACTAAACCCCTTTACTATGGACAAACAATTTGTTTACAATCCAATTAAATTCCCAAATTTCGTTTTGTATGATGTTTCAATGAATAGGCTACTACTGCATAATAACTATTCACAAAGCAAAGAGCTAGTGAAATTAAACTTCCTCGCTTTCGCCGGAACTATGGGAAGGATGTTGGGAAGGaaaggttgggttaaatgcggaaatAAGACGCTCGCTGTGTAGGCTATAGTTGCAACCGGGGTGAGAGAAAATATGAGCACAAAACGCCTGCTATCTCGGGCGGCGCTTGAGTTCAGTCATGGATGATTCTGAAAATCACCTCATTTTCTCCGGCGCGTGGAACTGCTGAAGAAGTGTGCATTCTACCAATAGCGCAACAAAAAGGACAATCGGCTTTGTTTTGTTTTCGTCCCATTCTCTTTGTCAATCTATTGTTTTGAAAGAATGTGGTTGAATCCAGAGGAAGTTTTGCTGAAAAATGCACTGAAGCTTTGGGTTACCGAAAAATCTAACGATTTCTTCATTTTGCAGCGCAGAAGAGGGCATGGGGATTCAGGGGGGAAATTTACAGGTAATACGCCCCCTCCCATCTTCATCTCACTGTCTGTCGTCTGATTTCAGCAGCTTTGGCAGCCTATATGGATACACCAGTCTACGGGATACACTTACAACACAGTAACAACTAATTTATAAACGATGTTGCAACTTGCCATAACCGGGGCTACAATGTATCACTTTAAATAGGCTCAGGATTTTTACACAGCACTACTTGGGAAACAAGTGTTTTCTCCATATTTGGGGTCGTCAACACATGTGCCATGAAGCCTTGGCGCAGTAACGGGCAACTTTTTAATATATAGTATTTAGACTGTTTATTTTGTTTCAGGTCTTCTTTGATTTCTTTAATTTCGATACAATGTTTGTCTGATGATGAACCATGATAAGGTGCCACTTGGTCTTGTTTTTGTTTAATCATCATACATAACTGAACACATCAAGGACAGGAGGATAGAGAGTAGACATCTCATAAAAGGAACAATATAAAAACTTCCTGGCAATTGGTTATGGTTTACAGTATTTGCTTGTTTGTGGCCATGGTGAATGGTCAGATGGGGGTGAAAGGTCAGAAGAAGCCCTAGTTGTAATGGGGTTGGCGCTTCTTACAAAACCACACCATAGTATGTTTTGTTATATGAAGAGAAAAACAAGTACAATATCAAGTGGAAGAAGAAATCCATGATTCGATTAAGATAAAACATAAAAGCATCTGCAACCTCTATCACTCTGTGTCACTAGCTAAAATAACTtctgcttcctatttcacaaAGAGCACTTTGCTACAAGgaaattgttatttatttatatatatatagggtTTATTTTCTCTCAACGAGCACACTGTACATGTCCATTGTCCACAGCCATACAAACTCATTGAACCATATAAGCAGAACAAAATACATGATTTACAGTAGTTTAAGTTGGGACTTACAATGTAAGCACAGTGAAGTAAGCGGTTTGGTGACAAATACGTTTGTATTGCCAGGGTGTCATGGTTCAGAGCAGCAGATGGGCAGAGCTTATAGATGTGGTGTGGTTGGAATGGGCAGTGCTCCAGGAGAGGGTTATTTGTCAGGAGTTCTGTTTgtcttccatccctctcctcttttGTGGCGGGCGGTTGGGTGGGGGTGGGAATGCCAAACACTAGATAGTGATCTCATACCGACCAGACTGTAGCCTATTGAACGTAGTAAGCCTTGTCTTGCCTGCTGTGTGCTGATTACACATTTGACTGGCCAAATCATTAACAGACTGTTCTTGCTAACGTAATTTTTTATTGTAGTTGAGGGGCGCCGTGTTGCTGTTAGGACTGTTTTTACTAGCGCTCCTTAAATGCTCCATTCTGTTGAAAGGCCAGAATTAAAACTAGACAAGAGGGACTAGTGTTTGTAGAGAAGCATGACGGTGAATAGCAGTGGAGTTAAAGAGGGACTATGATGATGAGTGTAGGCTCTGTTACCTCAGGGTATTAGTGAGCATATCTGATGACTGGTGGGGATTACTGGATGTGTAAATTCTCCCTAAACACTAGTTCCAGGGTTCATTTAGCCTTCTAAACGCCTAGTAGATACAAATTAGTTAGGTCTGGATGGAAATTAAAAGCTTGGGGTAGAGTAGTGCAGCTTCTTTTGAACGTCAACTGGGGTGTCACTGTCAACCATATTGGATGGGATGTTAGGGTCTCTCTCTTAAGTTTGTAGTTTTTAGGCCATGGCTTTGGGGCTTCATATGTGAGGATTTGTGGGGAGGGGGTTTCCAATACAATACTATTAGCCATTGGTTCTAGTGGACCAATATAGTGACAAAGAGAAGAACAATACTTGTGTTGAGTCTCTCAATAGCTTGTAAGCCTATGTTATGCTCTCACATAATGTGGCCATTATGAGACCGTTAGCGACCGTAAGTGATACCAGTTTATGTCCTATATCAAGTCTGGCATCCAGTGCCAATCTTCTTCTGCTTGGCACCTCACTGTGGAATGTCTGGGTCTGTTATAGACATGGTAATGACTTTAGCCTTCTGGCATTATGTGGAATAGGTACCTTTGTGTCCCATCTGCTTAAAGGCACAATCTGTAAAACTTCCTGCTGTTCAACAGTCATTCCACTAATGATAACCATTGATTTTTGTAGAATATAACTTATTAATGCCTTATGAGCTTAGTACAACTGTCTTACCCTATGAAAATGTGATTTCAGTTTAAATGGGTTGGTATAATGTGGCCTCTCTctcccatacagtgggggaaaaaagtatttagtcagccaccaattgtgcaagttctcccacttaaaaagatgagagaggcctgtaattttcatcataggcacacgtcaactatgacagacaaaatgaaaaaataaattccagaaaatcacattgtaggatttttaatgatttttttgcaaattatggtggaaaataagtatttggtcaataacaaaagtttctcaatactttgttatataccctttgttgccaatgacacaggtcaaacgttttctgtaagtcttcacaaagttttcacacactgttgctggtattttggcccattcctccatgcagatctcctctagagcagtgatgttttggggctgtcgctgggcaacacggactttcaactccctccaaagattttctatggggttgagatctggagactggctaggccactccaggaccttgaaatgcttcttaggaagccactccttcattgcccgggcggtgtgtttgggatcattgtcatgctgaaagacccagccacgtttcatcttcaatgcccttgctgatggaaggaggttttcactcaaaatctcacgagacatggccccattcattctttcctttacacggatcagtcgtcctggtccctttacagaaaaacagccccaaagcatgatgtttccacccccatgtttcacagtaggtatggtgttctttggatgcaactcagcattctttgtcctccaaacacgacgagttgagtttttaccaaaaagttctattttgttcatctgaccatatgacattctcccaatcctcttctggatcatccaaatgcactctagcaaacttcagaggggcctggacatgtactggcttaagcagggggacacgtctggcactgcaggatttgagtccctggcggcg is a window from the Coregonus clupeaformis isolate EN_2021a chromosome 23, ASM2061545v1, whole genome shotgun sequence genome containing:
- the LOC121536961 gene encoding phosducin-like protein 3, which encodes MQDPNADTEWNDILRKKGVLPPKEKTQDEVEEEALEKQILLQQESVVKTYESMTLDELDENEDDFSEEDEAAIEMYRQKRLAEWKATQIKNCFGEVVEISGQDYIKEVNKAGEGIWVVLHLYKQGVPLCTLINQHLSELARKFPQTKFLKSISTTCIPNYPDRNLPTIFVYHEGEMKAQYIGPLVFGGMNLKVEELEWRLSESGAVKTDLEENPKKQIEDKLMSSIRSTLPTRKDSDSEEEN